Proteins from a genomic interval of Zingiber officinale cultivar Zhangliang chromosome 1B, Zo_v1.1, whole genome shotgun sequence:
- the LOC121987396 gene encoding bZIP transcription factor 27-like isoform X2, with product MEEVWEGISLSSLHQDKPSTPSSLSVTAATAPSSLTSVGGMVLQDFLTRGSPKVGRDGEGHRKPSKEPPEPKQQTRGVERQRKRMMHNRESASRSRARKRAYMDELEKEVGRLRSENRALRAQNEKKAVEDQLCVATKRTLQRTLTAPF from the exons ATGGAGGAGGTGTGGGAGGGCATCAGCCTCAGCTCTCTTCATCAGGACAAGCCTTCCACTCCTTCTTCCCTCTCCGTGACCGCCGCAACCGCCCCTTCTTCCCTGACCTCTGTCGGGGGCATGGTCCTCCAAGACTTCCTGACCAGAGGGAGCCCGAAGGTCGGCCGAGACGGGGAAGGCCACCGCAAGCCGAGCAAGGAGCCCCCCGAGCCGAAGCAGCAGACGCGCGGCGTCGAGCGGCAGCGGAAGCGGATGATGCACAACCGCGAGTCGGCGTCGCGGTCGCGGGCGAGGAAGCGCGCGTACATGGACGAGCTGGAGAAGGAGGTGGGCCGGCTGCGGAGCGAGAACCGGGCGCTGAGGGCGCAGAACGAGAAG AAGGCCGTGGAGGACCAACTCTGCGTCGCCACGAAGCGAACCCTGCAGAGAACGTTGACGGCGCCGTTTTGA
- the LOC121987396 gene encoding bZIP transcription factor 27-like isoform X1: protein MEEVWEGISLSSLHQDKPSTPSSLSVTAATAPSSLTSVGGMVLQDFLTRGSPKVGRDGEGHRKPSKEPPEPKQQTRGVERQRKRMMHNRESASRSRARKRAYMDELEKEVGRLRSENRALRAQNEKLQKAVEDQLCVATKRTLQRTLTAPF, encoded by the exons ATGGAGGAGGTGTGGGAGGGCATCAGCCTCAGCTCTCTTCATCAGGACAAGCCTTCCACTCCTTCTTCCCTCTCCGTGACCGCCGCAACCGCCCCTTCTTCCCTGACCTCTGTCGGGGGCATGGTCCTCCAAGACTTCCTGACCAGAGGGAGCCCGAAGGTCGGCCGAGACGGGGAAGGCCACCGCAAGCCGAGCAAGGAGCCCCCCGAGCCGAAGCAGCAGACGCGCGGCGTCGAGCGGCAGCGGAAGCGGATGATGCACAACCGCGAGTCGGCGTCGCGGTCGCGGGCGAGGAAGCGCGCGTACATGGACGAGCTGGAGAAGGAGGTGGGCCGGCTGCGGAGCGAGAACCGGGCGCTGAGGGCGCAGAACGAGAAG CTGCAGAAGGCCGTGGAGGACCAACTCTGCGTCGCCACGAAGCGAACCCTGCAGAGAACGTTGACGGCGCCGTTTTGA